One region of Rubripirellula tenax genomic DNA includes:
- a CDS encoding nucleotide sugar dehydrogenase: protein MKSTHCSSLLKLITDRKCNVGVIGLGYVGLPLIDAFVNAGFTCTGIDVDQSKVDSLKGGKSYIKHIDSKKIVNWLAKKQFDATADMARMSEPDVLLICVPTPLDDARDPDLGYVIQTCEKISEALRAGQLVVLESTTYPTTTRDVMVPILERSGLKAGIDFFVAYSPEREDPGNPNFSAAGIPKVVGAINDESLEVARALYESAVAGTVPVSSCEVAEAAKVLENIYRAVNIALVNELKILFDSMDIDIWEVINAAKTKPFGFHAFYPGPGLGGHCIPIDPFYLSWLARKQGLNARFIELAGEVNRSMPQYVIARTMEFLNEVKKPIHGSKICMLGVAYKKDVDDPRESPSFDLMKILLKHGAELTYSDPHVPTLPKMRHYDLPPMESQKLTPAFLASQDAVIIATDHSDFDYDHIVANASLVVDTRNATVDVVNHREKIRKT from the coding sequence ATGAAATCAACGCACTGCTCTTCGCTTCTGAAACTGATCACGGATCGCAAATGCAATGTGGGTGTTATTGGCCTTGGGTATGTAGGGCTTCCGCTGATTGACGCTTTCGTCAATGCGGGCTTTACATGCACCGGCATCGATGTGGATCAGTCGAAGGTGGACTCGCTCAAGGGTGGCAAGAGCTACATCAAGCACATTGACAGCAAAAAGATCGTCAATTGGCTTGCTAAGAAGCAGTTCGACGCTACCGCCGATATGGCGCGCATGAGTGAACCGGACGTTTTGTTGATTTGCGTCCCAACACCTCTGGACGATGCACGCGATCCGGATTTGGGATATGTGATTCAGACTTGCGAGAAGATTTCGGAGGCGTTGCGAGCAGGGCAACTGGTTGTGCTCGAGAGCACGACTTATCCAACGACGACGCGTGATGTGATGGTTCCGATTTTGGAACGAAGTGGTTTGAAAGCAGGAATCGATTTCTTCGTTGCCTATAGTCCTGAGCGTGAAGATCCTGGGAATCCGAACTTCTCTGCTGCTGGAATTCCGAAAGTCGTCGGCGCGATCAATGACGAAAGTTTGGAAGTCGCTCGAGCACTGTACGAATCGGCGGTTGCAGGAACGGTGCCAGTCAGCAGTTGTGAAGTCGCCGAAGCTGCCAAAGTACTTGAAAACATCTACCGCGCCGTCAACATCGCTTTGGTCAACGAGTTGAAGATCTTGTTCGATTCCATGGACATCGATATTTGGGAAGTCATCAACGCGGCGAAAACCAAACCGTTCGGTTTCCACGCTTTCTATCCCGGGCCGGGTTTGGGTGGACACTGCATCCCGATCGACCCCTTTTACTTGTCGTGGCTAGCCCGCAAACAGGGATTGAACGCACGGTTCATCGAGTTGGCCGGTGAAGTGAATCGTTCGATGCCCCAGTACGTGATTGCGCGTACGATGGAATTTTTGAACGAGGTTAAAAAGCCAATTCATGGCAGCAAGATCTGCATGTTGGGTGTGGCGTACAAAAAAGACGTCGACGATCCTCGCGAGAGCCCATCATTTGACTTGATGAAAATCTTGCTCAAACACGGCGCCGAACTGACCTACAGCGATCCTCACGTGCCAACATTGCCGAAGATGCGGCATTACGACTTACCGCCGATGGAAAGCCAGAAATTGACGCCCGCATTCCTGGCGTCTCAGGATGCGGTCATCATTGCGACGGACCACTCGGACTTCGACTACGACCATATTGTCGCCAATGCTTCTTTGGTGGTCGATACTCGAAATGCGACCGTCGACGTCGTCAACCATCGCGAAAAAATTCGCAAAACCTAA
- a CDS encoding N-acyl amino acid synthase FeeM domain-containing protein gives MEQTDTNQRFGAILETVEKPPEVFYGRVRVAGSTNVDFVRSQTAATRDDFASAFRLLQQRYEDAGLSRHNRQRMRIMDFHLSGDSQVFIATYRGEVVGTVTLVLGHSRLPAASTYPKAVARLQQESGFRVGEITSLAIDSDKAPRGEVFGQLTRLSISFARAQGLEHLVAVVHPRHARFYTRAMGCEIIGRETPYVAVGGKPGIAVVGSVNDRSRYSPRWRDYCLDGNFADNDLQSRPMHPDDAAHFAQSAVELASATKAKAAA, from the coding sequence ATGGAACAAACCGACACAAATCAGCGCTTTGGTGCGATCTTGGAAACTGTCGAAAAACCGCCCGAAGTCTTTTACGGACGTGTTCGAGTTGCGGGATCGACCAACGTGGATTTCGTTCGGTCTCAAACAGCCGCAACGCGAGATGATTTCGCAAGCGCGTTTCGTCTGCTCCAGCAACGATACGAAGATGCGGGCCTGTCCAGGCACAATCGCCAACGCATGCGGATCATGGATTTTCACCTTAGCGGCGATTCCCAGGTATTTATCGCCACGTATCGCGGCGAAGTCGTAGGCACCGTCACGCTGGTTCTTGGGCACAGTCGCCTGCCGGCTGCTTCGACATACCCCAAGGCGGTCGCCAGACTTCAGCAAGAAAGTGGCTTTCGAGTCGGCGAAATCACGTCCCTGGCCATCGATTCGGATAAAGCCCCGCGAGGCGAGGTTTTTGGCCAGCTCACTCGCCTTTCAATCTCCTTCGCCCGAGCCCAGGGTTTGGAACATCTGGTTGCCGTGGTGCATCCCCGGCACGCGCGTTTCTACACCCGCGCCATGGGGTGTGAAATCATCGGACGTGAAACTCCGTACGTCGCCGTCGGTGGAAAGCCGGGAATCGCCGTCGTCGGAAGCGTTAACGACCGTTCGCGGTACAGCCCGAGGTGGCGCGATTATTGCCTGGATGGAAACTTCGCGGACAACGACCTGCAAAGCCGCCCCATGCACCCCGACGACGCGGCACACTTCGCCCAATCAGCCGTCGAGTTAGCTTCCGCTACCAAGGCGAAGGCTGCGGCCTAG